The Drosophila bipectinata strain 14024-0381.07 chromosome 2L, DbipHiC1v2, whole genome shotgun sequence genome has a segment encoding these proteins:
- the LOC108126049 gene encoding uncharacterized protein, with protein sequence MRRRELQTIQLKLSELKEYEQAKMERLRSRQQVLSPRTPTPTSDSDVLPMPSTSVPAVLLASGTDPEEDPKATPKSSTTST encoded by the coding sequence ATGCGACGCCGGGAGCTTCAAACCATCCAACTAAAGCTCTCGGAGCTCAAAGAGTACGAGCAGGCCAAGATGGAGCGCCTGAGGAGCCGCCAGCAGGTGCTGTCGCCGCGCACGCCCACGCCGACGTCCGACAGTGATGTTCTACCGATGCCGTCCACCAGCGTTCCGGCTGTTCTACTGGCCAGCGGCACTGATCCAGAGGAGGACCCCAAGGCCACACCCAAGTCCAGCACCACATCCACATAA
- the LOC108126047 gene encoding insulin-like peptide receptor, with amino-acid sequence MHLSNISLSNMLLIIGSMLLLASSSNAKAYHECSSVDIRNNCSRLHQLDNCTVVTGYVMITLITNPDENCSNSNYTFPLLTEITEYMIFTDVRGLTNISAMFPRLTVIRGRRLFLNYALGVTSMPDLELLAFPELVAIQRGHVYIGNCPKLCHIDGVNWDLLTLSPGENHIMAVGSNCSQPVCRGCASSSCWSDQHCHRSLNDNVANYSRSIDSCHEECLGGCTSKKKSPAECSVCRGLSNAGVCVKTCPADKYVHEGHLRCYTKEQCLAKQDHVIYASQCVAFCPSGYKVNNESVCIACDRDEACVSFCNPQIGNTFNIYSLGEAEKLRGCQIFNGSVVITIRNLINESQLIHSFSGIREIRGYLKVFRSSQLTSLKFLSNLERIHGDPMEHNYFSLILYDNKKLTELWKPTQKLELMKGGMYIHRNNKLCNPRMREFQNFVTHDRDLDSLQTSDQEVMCSPAKMQLFVQKCTHKTVLLSWLKTQTSQKIEFVYRPMAPGMLYHDDSELEAPVCTRINWERRLLFRDELTGNGTHYEILLDDLEPDTRYACLLRTFGEDVTHDARSDLTYVQTNRDIPKQPILELVNKTDSTLTVRMESHDHDYFFLTWMEMNDDRNYIEQRNYCHQPVMWQDVEGAQWSQDYDDCCAHKAEQEDDQRFISEMRNEYRCSLDNPQQCRNQMEGTQLRLPAHTTEYKLKPLQRYHLYVVQLQACNDLGCSTHTALYERTNYTVGADLLPQLHGCHHPETQKYIIRFDEPKQPNGMVLYYVIHFRNNYKQTHVGCLTRKDRTSAGYTYVRQLNVTFQEYAVRVYSLAGDVMKPFVPFTICSEEERQQAHSRAAKELAPPEISESVAVASSHPHGVSIFLICFLFGCSLSIAWVLYKRRCWRKLPGLRRYIPVREQWLRERQQAEDREILVDGFETVRFQNNLQSPDGHPM; translated from the exons ATGCATCTTAGCAACATCAGCCTTAGCAACATGCTGCTAATCATCGGCAGCATGCTGCTACTGGCATCAAGTTCAAACGCCAAGGCCTACCACGAATGCTCCAGCGTCGATATCCGTAATAACTGCAGCAGACTGCATCAACTGGACAATTGTACGGTCGTCACCGGATACGTAATGATCACCCTCATCACCAATCCCGATGAAAACTGCTCAAACAGCAACTATACGTTCCCTCTGCTCACCGAAATCACCGAATATATGATCTTCACGGATGTCCGGGGTCTGACCAATATATCGGCGATGTTTCCACGCCTGACTGTCATTCGGGGTCGCAGATTATTTCTCAACTATGCTTTGGGAGTGACCAGCATGCCTGACCTCGAACTG TTGGCCTTTCCGGAATTGGTGGCTATTCAACGGGGCCACGTCTACATCGGCAACTGCCCTAAGCTTTGCCACATTGACGGG GTTAACTGGGATTTGCTTACTCTCAGCCCAGGCGAGAACCACATCATGGCTGTGGGGAGCAACTGCAGCCAGCCCGTTTGCCGGGGATGTGCCTCCTCCAGCTGCTGGTCTGACCAGCACTGTCACCGTTCCCTTAATGACAACGTTGCCAACTACTCAAG AAGTATCGATTCATGCCATGAAGAGTGCTTGGGTGGCTGTACAAGTAAGAAAAAATCTCCGGCGGAGTGTTCGGTATGTCGAGGACTCAGCAATGCAGGAGTCTGTGTGAAAACGTGTCCGGCTGACAA GTATGTTCATGAGGGCCATCTGCGATGCTACACCAAGGAGCAGTGCCTGGCCAAGCAGGATCATGTTATTTACGCCTCACAGTGCGTGGCTTTCTGCCCCAGTGGATACAAGGTGAACAATGAATCCGTGTGCATCGCATGTGATCGCGATGAGGCTTGCGTGAGTTTCTGCAATCCCCAGATAGGAAACACCTTCAATATATACAGCCTGGGCGAAGCGGAAAAGCTGCGCGGATGTCAGATCTTCAACGGCAGTGTGGTAATCACAATCCGTAATCTTATAAACGAGTCCCAGTTGATTCACAGTTTTAGCGGCATTCGAGAGATTCGGGGATATCTCAAAGTCTTCCG GTCCTCCCAGCTAACCAGTCTGAAATTTCTGAGCAATTTGGAGAGGATTCATGGCGATCCTATGGAGCATAACTATTTTTCTCTTATCCTTTATGACAACAAGAAGCTGACTGAACTGTGGAAGCCCACCCAGAAGCTGGAGCTTATGAAGGGTGGCATGTACATTCATCGGAATAACAAGTTATGTAACCCACGGATGCGGGAGTTTCAGAATTTTGTGACCCACGACAGGGACTTGGATTCGTTGCAGACCAGCGATCAGGAAGTAATGTGCAGCCCGGCAAAGATGCAATTATTTGTGCAg AAATGCACCCACAAAACAGTGCTACTAAGTTGGCTAAAAACCCAGACTAGCCAAAAGATCGAGTTCGTTTATCGTCCGATGGCGCCAGGAATGTTGTATCACGACGATAGTGAACTGGAGGCGCCTGTGTGCACCCGGATTAACTGGGAACGCCGCCTGCTCTTTCGCGATGAACTGACCGGAAACGGAACACATTATGAGATCCTTTTAGATGATTTAGAGCCCGATACCCGTTACGCCTGCCTGCTTCGCACCTTTGGAGAGGATGTGACGCACGATGCGCGCAGTGACTTGACCTATGTTCAGACCAATAGGGACATTCCCAAACAGCCAATCCTGGAACTGGTCAACAAGACCGACAGTACGCTTACAGTCCGAATGGAGAGCCATGATCATGATTACTTTTTTCTGACGTGGATGGAGATGAACGACGACAGGAATTATATAGAGCAGCGTAACTATTGCCACCAACCGGTCATGTGGCAGGACGTGGAAGGAGCCCAATGGTCTCAGGACTACGACGACTGTTGTGCTCACAAGGCGGAACAGGAAGATGATCAACGCTTTATCTCCGAAATGCGCAACGAATACCGCTGCAGCCTCGACAATCCTCAGCAGTGTCGCAATCAGATGGAGGGGACACAGCTTCGCTTGCCGGCCCATACTACTGAGTACAAGCTAAAACCACTTCAACGCTACCATCTCTACGTTGTTCAGCTTCAGGCCTGTAACGACCTGGGCTGCAGTACCCATACAGCGCTCTATGAACGCACCAACTACACTGTGGGCGCGGATTTACTACCGCAGCTGCACGGATGCCATCATCCGGAGACGCAAAAATATATCATTCGCTTTGATGAACCGAAACAGCCCAACGGAATGGTTCTATACTATGTGATACACTTCCGGAACAACTACAAGCAGACTCACGTGGGCTGTCTGACTCGTAAGGATCGCACCAGTGCCGGTTATACATATGTGAGGCAGCTGAATGTCACATTCCAGGAATACGCCGTGCGAGTTTACTCCTTGGCTGGTGACGTGATGAAGCCATTCGTTCCCTTTACTATTTGCTCTGAAGAGGAGCGTCAGCAGGCACACAGTCGAGCGGCCAAGGAACTGGCCCCACCGGAAATTTCCGAGTCTGTGGCCGTAGCTTCCTCTCACCCTCACGGCGTCAGCATCTTCCTTATTTGCTTCCTGTTCGGTTGCAGCCTTTCGATAGCTTGGGTTCTGTACAAGCGTCGTTGCTGGCGGAAACTGCCCGGACTGAGACGCTACATTCCAGTACGAGAGCAGTGGCTACGAGAACGCCAGCAGGCGGAGGACCGTGAAATTCTGGTCGACGGTTTTGAAACGGTTCGCTTCCAGAACAACCTTCAAAGCCCCGATGGTCATCCAATGTAA